Proteins encoded in a region of the Gemmatimonadaceae bacterium genome:
- a CDS encoding 2'-5' RNA ligase family protein, producing MLLNGIFIIAEVGGEAGEQIRAINERFDPRLARYKAPHVTITGSSGVGPIPGSVTPLYLGEKLAPITSTTPPITLRFGPPMRFMQTEIVVLPLDPHGPLRVFHDRLAASGLPFGRARFTFSPHCTLSLYPTLTADRARELLALRVLASVLIDRVQVFQALDPQPSRKLFELPLTGGPETG from the coding sequence GTGCTGCTCAACGGGATCTTCATCATCGCGGAGGTCGGAGGCGAAGCCGGTGAGCAGATCAGGGCGATCAACGAGCGGTTCGATCCTCGTCTCGCCAGGTACAAGGCACCGCACGTCACTATAACGGGCTCCTCGGGAGTCGGCCCGATTCCCGGATCCGTCACGCCCCTCTACCTTGGGGAAAAGCTCGCGCCAATCACATCGACTACTCCGCCCATAACGCTGCGCTTCGGTCCACCGATGAGGTTCATGCAGACGGAGATAGTGGTTCTTCCGCTCGACCCTCATGGACCGCTGCGCGTATTCCACGACCGGCTCGCCGCGAGCGGGCTACCATTCGGCCGAGCACGATTTACGTTCAGCCCGCACTGTACGCTGAGTCTGTACCCGACGCTCACTGCCGACAGGGCGCGTGAGCTCCTGGCGCTTCGAGTACTCGCCTCCGTGCTGATCGATCGTGTTCAAGTTTTCCAGGCCCTCGATCCGCAGCCGTCACGCAAGCTGTTCGAGCTTCCGTTAACAGGTGGACCTGAAACGGGTTGA
- a CDS encoding DUF4342 domain-containing protein has translation MPTEEHKVSGKNLLDRVKQIVHEGNVRRITIKNPEGRVLLDIPLTAGVVGAVLLPFWAAIGAIAALASDYTLVVERKE, from the coding sequence ATGCCAACAGAAGAACATAAGGTTTCGGGAAAGAATCTACTCGACCGCGTGAAGCAGATTGTGCACGAAGGGAATGTGCGTCGGATTACGATCAAGAATCCGGAAGGCAGGGTACTGCTCGACATACCCCTTACCGCGGGAGTTGTCGGTGCTGTTCTTCTGCCGTTCTGGGCGGCTATTGGTGCTATCGCTGCATTGGCTTCGGATTACACTCTCGTCGTCGAAAGGAAGGAATAG
- a CDS encoding enoyl-[acyl-carrier-protein] reductase: protein MLNIDLTGRRALVAGVADDGGYGFAAAKALAEAGASVCVGTWPPALNIFMNLLERGKMDDSRRLSSGQLLEFEKIYPLDAAFDSLEDVPEDIRSNKRYRDTGDFSVEGLVSRMRTDFGDESLDIIIHSLANAPEVKKPLLETSRAGYLAAVSVSAYSLVSMVSRFGPLMRRGGSALSLTYMASERVIPGYGGGMSSAKAALESDTRTLGFEAGRKYGMRVNTISAGPYASRAASAIGIIERMVDYCSVNSPLTDRLTADEVGLTAAFLSSPLASGITGTTIYVDKGYHTMGMAIDGFVDASSPL, encoded by the coding sequence ATGTTGAACATCGACCTCACCGGACGCCGAGCGCTCGTTGCCGGAGTTGCTGACGACGGCGGATACGGGTTTGCGGCAGCGAAGGCGCTGGCGGAAGCAGGCGCAAGCGTATGCGTGGGAACCTGGCCGCCCGCGCTGAACATCTTCATGAATCTCCTCGAGCGCGGGAAGATGGATGACTCCCGGCGCCTGTCCTCGGGGCAGCTGCTCGAGTTCGAGAAGATTTACCCGCTCGATGCGGCATTCGATTCCCTCGAAGATGTCCCGGAGGATATCCGCTCCAACAAGCGCTACCGCGACACCGGCGACTTCTCGGTCGAAGGGCTTGTCAGCAGGATGCGCACGGATTTCGGCGACGAATCGCTCGACATCATCATTCACTCCCTCGCGAACGCGCCGGAAGTGAAAAAGCCGTTGCTCGAGACGAGTCGCGCTGGATATCTCGCCGCCGTGAGCGTGAGCGCGTACTCCCTTGTATCCATGGTCAGCCGCTTCGGGCCGTTGATGCGGCGCGGAGGATCTGCGCTTTCACTCACCTACATGGCCAGCGAGAGGGTTATTCCCGGTTACGGCGGAGGAATGTCGTCCGCGAAGGCAGCGCTCGAAAGCGACACGCGGACTCTTGGCTTCGAGGCCGGCAGAAAATACGGGATGCGAGTGAACACTATCTCCGCCGGCCCCTACGCGTCACGTGCCGCGAGCGCGATTGGAATAATCGAGCGGATGGTTGATTACTGCTCAGTCAATTCCCCGCTCACCGATCGGCTTACAGCAGACGAAGTCGGCCTCACGGCGGCCTTTTTGTCCAGCCCGCTTGCCAGTGGTATCACCGGCACCACCATTTATGTGGACAAGGGGTACCACACGATGGGGATGGCCATCGACGGTTTCGTGGACGCGTCGAGCCCGTTGTAA
- a CDS encoding phosphatase PAP2 family protein: MSRLIQAVLCASLLAGDVAGAQPADTISGKKPLFTLRDVLMAGGFTLATIGLAPADRQLTRELQAPARQSNRLLHRSATVFRLFGNPGSMMAGAGLYLLGTANGQRRTQDLGLHTVEAIVLGFGATGTIKILAGRARPRISENDASRFQLLRGLKGEDYQSFPSGHTTTAFAFAATVASETQRWWPRSRWILGPILYGGATFTGVSRIYNKAHWASDVMAGAAIGTFTGLKVVRYQHSHPDNYLDRKLLRAGLMHVNGGWTPTLSTVVY; encoded by the coding sequence GTGTCTCGACTGATTCAGGCTGTTCTTTGCGCGTCACTGCTTGCCGGTGACGTCGCGGGAGCGCAGCCGGCCGACACGATCAGCGGAAAGAAACCATTGTTCACGTTGCGTGACGTTCTGATGGCTGGAGGTTTTACACTGGCGACGATCGGCCTTGCGCCTGCCGACCGGCAGCTGACCCGGGAGCTCCAGGCACCGGCTCGGCAATCCAACCGGCTTCTACACAGGAGCGCCACCGTTTTCCGCCTTTTTGGCAATCCGGGAAGCATGATGGCGGGAGCGGGTCTCTATCTTCTCGGGACAGCCAATGGTCAGCGACGCACGCAGGACCTGGGTCTTCACACCGTGGAGGCAATCGTCCTCGGGTTTGGCGCAACCGGTACGATCAAAATTCTGGCAGGTCGCGCCCGTCCGCGGATAAGTGAGAACGACGCGTCGAGGTTCCAGCTTCTGCGCGGATTGAAAGGTGAAGATTATCAATCGTTTCCCTCCGGTCACACGACAACAGCGTTCGCATTCGCCGCAACGGTAGCAAGCGAGACACAGCGCTGGTGGCCAAGGTCACGCTGGATCCTCGGTCCAATCCTCTACGGCGGTGCAACGTTCACCGGGGTATCCCGCATATACAACAAGGCGCACTGGGCGAGCGATGTCATGGCCGGCGCGGCAATCGGCACGTTCACGGGCCTCAAGGTGGTGCGTTATCAGCATTCGCATCCCGACAACTATCTCGATCGCAAGCTCCTGAGAGCGGGATTGATGCACGTGAACGGCGGCTGGACCCCGACGCTTTCGACAGTCGTTTACTAG
- a CDS encoding pyrroloquinoline quinone-dependent dehydrogenase: MSPRTLHIALLIAVTGCAAAASRTDDAAIPAGDWSAYGRDPGGARFSPLTEINKSNVSGLREVWRYRTGDVSDGTVYPRKSTFEATPILFAGTLYLSTPFNRVIALDPETGAERWSYDSKIDRTIRYSEAFASRGVSAWSNPSAQPNAVCARRIFLPTIDARLIALDAATGKPCQDFAAGGTIDLTLDVGPVAKGEYGVTSPPAVVSGVVIVGSSMGDNRGVDLERGTVRAFDARTGAKRWSWDPIPRRRGDPGSETWDSAAATRTRAANAWGVLSADPARDLVFIPTGSASPDYYGGLRPGKDLYANSVVALRASTGHFVWGFQVVHHDLWDYDVAASPALFTWRRDGKETPAVAIATKQGHLFVLDRLTGKPLLPVEERPVPASKVTGESAWPTQPFPVATPNLVGSTAMAADSAWGVSAEDRAACRAMMTGTRSEGIFTPPSYEGSVVYPGSVGGTNWGGASVDTDKGILVTSVNRLVQVVRVIPRDNLRAASDSGRRFGIDFASQRGTPYGMSRRFLLSPKGVPCNSPPWGELVAVDLSSGAIRWKVPLGMIPSLAAVSGSDKWGSISLGGPITTTGGIIFVGGTMDDYIRAFDTQTGAELWKGKLPAGGQATPMTYRSPASGRQIVVIAAGGHGGLGTTLGDYVVAFALR, translated from the coding sequence GTGTCGCCACGAACGCTCCACATAGCCCTCCTGATCGCGGTAACAGGCTGCGCTGCTGCCGCGAGCCGGACTGATGATGCGGCAATTCCTGCGGGCGACTGGTCGGCGTACGGTCGCGATCCCGGCGGCGCCCGGTTCTCCCCCCTCACGGAGATCAACAAGTCGAACGTCAGCGGCCTTCGCGAAGTCTGGAGGTATCGCACGGGTGATGTGTCCGACGGCACCGTCTACCCGCGAAAGAGCACCTTCGAGGCGACGCCGATTCTCTTCGCCGGAACGCTCTACCTGAGCACTCCATTCAATCGGGTCATCGCGCTCGATCCGGAGACCGGCGCGGAGCGCTGGAGCTACGACTCGAAGATCGATCGGACGATCAGATACAGCGAAGCATTCGCCTCGCGCGGCGTGTCTGCATGGTCCAACCCCTCGGCGCAACCGAATGCGGTGTGTGCTCGCCGAATTTTTCTCCCGACGATCGACGCACGCCTCATTGCGCTCGACGCGGCCACCGGAAAGCCCTGTCAGGACTTCGCCGCAGGTGGAACGATCGACCTGACGCTCGACGTCGGTCCGGTCGCGAAAGGCGAGTACGGTGTCACCTCGCCGCCTGCAGTCGTCAGCGGCGTAGTAATAGTCGGATCGTCTATGGGCGACAACCGCGGAGTCGACCTCGAGCGTGGAACCGTCCGCGCATTCGACGCGCGCACCGGCGCAAAACGATGGAGCTGGGATCCGATTCCCCGTCGGCGTGGTGACCCCGGCTCGGAGACATGGGATTCCGCAGCAGCCACTCGCACTCGCGCCGCCAACGCCTGGGGAGTCCTCTCGGCTGACCCGGCACGCGACCTCGTGTTCATCCCGACAGGCAGTGCATCACCGGATTACTACGGTGGACTGCGGCCGGGTAAGGATCTCTACGCCAACTCCGTAGTCGCACTCCGCGCGTCAACGGGGCATTTCGTTTGGGGATTCCAGGTAGTTCATCACGACCTGTGGGATTACGACGTCGCGGCGAGCCCCGCGCTCTTCACCTGGCGACGTGATGGAAAAGAGACTCCGGCGGTCGCAATCGCCACGAAGCAGGGCCATCTGTTCGTTCTCGACCGCCTGACGGGCAAGCCACTCCTTCCCGTCGAGGAGCGACCAGTGCCGGCGAGCAAAGTCACCGGTGAATCCGCGTGGCCGACTCAACCATTTCCCGTCGCGACTCCAAATCTCGTTGGAAGCACCGCAATGGCAGCGGACAGTGCCTGGGGTGTTTCTGCCGAGGATCGCGCCGCGTGTAGAGCGATGATGACGGGCACACGGTCCGAGGGAATCTTCACTCCGCCAAGCTACGAAGGGTCGGTCGTGTATCCCGGTTCCGTTGGCGGAACGAACTGGGGTGGTGCATCCGTCGACACTGATAAGGGCATTCTCGTCACCAGCGTCAATCGACTTGTGCAGGTCGTGCGGGTGATTCCTCGCGACAATCTCCGCGCCGCCAGCGATTCCGGAAGAAGATTCGGAATCGACTTCGCCAGCCAGCGTGGCACTCCGTACGGAATGAGTCGCCGGTTCCTTCTCAGCCCCAAAGGTGTTCCCTGCAATTCGCCGCCGTGGGGAGAGCTCGTGGCGGTCGATCTGTCGAGCGGCGCAATCCGCTGGAAAGTGCCGCTTGGGATGATCCCGTCACTCGCCGCAGTTTCGGGAAGCGACAAGTGGGGATCGATTTCCCTGGGTGGCCCAATCACAACGACTGGTGGAATCATCTTCGTGGGAGGGACGATGGATGATTACATTCGCGCGTTCGATACGCAGACCGGGGCCGAGCTGTGGAAGGGAAAACTCCCCGCAGGTGGTCAGGCGACACCGATGACTTATCGTTCACCGGCGAGTGGACGACAGATAGTCGTCATCGCAGCCGGTGGACACGGTGGACTTGGAACTACGCTCGGCGACTACGTCGTCGCGTTTGCGCTGAGATAA
- a CDS encoding M20/M25/M40 family metallo-hydrolase, with protein MIVALGSRSRTGSARSTPHCAIVLLVVLSACARTTAPATSVTPVAPSFGDTAAIRALVGRLDLERYKSTIKGLTQFGDRRQGTDRNRAAVDWIEAQLKSYGCTNTERLTYDYQPASPAPAVARAPNIAVGGGRLRGIRTRTSVNTDSLAQPDPKLRALNSQPTTPGERQQVYCTKIGTTHPDEMYIVGGHMDGHGWGEAANDDGSGTALVMELARVFSSPDVQTDRSIRFILWNNEETGLNGARAYVAQRQALQGKENPAGSGKYPEPKWLGMIQHDMMLFDHGMPRPDSTMSKEQRPEADVNIEFQSNSKMASGSQQLAWILANANEKFATDYPATVGQHMTNTDSTPFMDIVPAVSLRENERGTQIGAGWDPQWHQPTDLYSTYSDKDFRLGLNAAQTTLGGIAQLTGATLRK; from the coding sequence ATGATAGTTGCACTCGGTTCCCGTTCCCGCACAGGCTCAGCGCGTTCTACTCCACACTGCGCCATTGTCTTACTCGTAGTACTCAGTGCGTGCGCCCGCACAACGGCGCCTGCCACCAGTGTCACGCCTGTAGCGCCGTCATTCGGCGACACCGCTGCGATCCGTGCGCTTGTTGGTCGCCTCGACCTTGAACGGTACAAATCGACAATCAAGGGACTCACGCAATTCGGCGATCGCCGTCAGGGAACCGATCGCAATCGCGCGGCAGTCGACTGGATTGAGGCTCAGCTCAAGAGCTACGGCTGCACAAACACCGAGCGGCTTACCTATGACTACCAGCCTGCTTCACCGGCACCTGCCGTTGCCCGCGCCCCCAACATCGCTGTCGGCGGTGGCCGTCTGCGCGGAATCCGCACGCGGACCAGCGTGAACACTGATTCACTCGCGCAACCAGACCCGAAGCTCCGCGCACTTAACTCTCAGCCAACCACGCCGGGCGAGCGGCAGCAAGTCTACTGCACCAAGATCGGCACGACCCACCCTGATGAGATGTACATCGTCGGCGGACACATGGATGGACATGGCTGGGGCGAGGCGGCCAACGACGACGGCTCGGGCACGGCACTCGTGATGGAGCTGGCGCGAGTCTTCAGCAGTCCGGATGTGCAGACCGACCGCTCGATTCGCTTCATTCTCTGGAACAACGAGGAGACCGGACTGAACGGCGCCCGCGCGTACGTCGCACAGCGTCAGGCACTGCAGGGGAAGGAGAATCCTGCGGGCTCGGGGAAATACCCGGAGCCGAAATGGCTCGGAATGATTCAGCACGACATGATGCTGTTCGACCACGGCATGCCGCGCCCCGACAGCACGATGAGCAAGGAGCAGCGTCCCGAAGCTGACGTGAACATCGAATTCCAGAGCAATTCAAAAATGGCCTCGGGGTCACAGCAGCTCGCCTGGATCTTAGCCAATGCGAACGAGAAGTTCGCGACGGATTACCCGGCGACAGTCGGCCAGCACATGACGAACACCGACTCGACGCCTTTCATGGACATTGTTCCCGCCGTCAGTCTTCGCGAGAACGAGCGCGGGACGCAAATCGGTGCAGGGTGGGACCCGCAATGGCACCAGCCAACAGATCTATACTCGACCTACAGCGACAAGGACTTCCGCTTGGGGCTCAACGCGGCGCAGACTACACTAGGTGGGATCGCTCAACTCACTGGAGCGACTCTACGAAAGTAA
- a CDS encoding glycosyltransferase family 9 protein, giving the protein MASASFDARPLRTLFVRYERIGDMIMATGLIRVLANASTSGKVDVIANPATRPVLDGNPHVDRVFVLDRGSWSSYLRLMRQLRSEHYDVIVDGRINNPRVFTSTPMLMLAAGAPYRIGVGGGSNDLVYNVPVQRYDRSTPYIEGSKSLSLPFRVDPGSVDWQPEIFLSENERLVAETHWASARGLGTAINGRRLLVNLSASEEKRRWPDARFVEVLLRVRKQAPTLTVIVIGLPEEWDRVSRVAWQVSALAVPTPHLREALALVGTSDMVFTPDTSISHAASAFRKPAVVLLKREHHPYAPYNIPGENVFWDGNEIQGLPVEVVAAAVERLVDRYGSKSP; this is encoded by the coding sequence GTGGCCAGCGCGAGCTTCGATGCCCGCCCATTGCGAACCCTGTTCGTTCGCTACGAGCGCATCGGGGACATGATCATGGCGACGGGGCTGATACGCGTTCTGGCGAACGCTTCCACTTCGGGAAAGGTGGATGTCATTGCGAATCCAGCGACGAGACCGGTACTCGATGGAAACCCTCACGTCGACAGGGTTTTCGTTCTCGATCGCGGATCATGGTCGAGCTACCTCAGGCTCATGCGTCAGCTTCGGTCGGAGCATTACGATGTGATTGTCGATGGGCGCATTAACAACCCGCGTGTGTTCACGTCTACCCCGATGCTGATGCTCGCGGCCGGCGCTCCGTACCGTATTGGCGTGGGAGGCGGGAGCAACGATCTCGTCTACAACGTGCCGGTGCAGAGGTACGATCGATCGACTCCTTATATCGAAGGCTCGAAATCCCTGTCGCTTCCGTTCCGCGTGGATCCTGGGTCGGTAGACTGGCAGCCGGAGATTTTTCTTTCTGAGAACGAGCGGTTAGTTGCGGAGACTCACTGGGCAAGCGCTCGTGGACTTGGAACAGCCATAAACGGTCGCAGACTGCTTGTAAATCTCTCCGCGTCGGAGGAGAAGCGACGGTGGCCGGATGCCAGGTTCGTGGAAGTACTTCTGCGTGTGCGAAAGCAGGCGCCGACGCTTACGGTCATCGTCATCGGCTTGCCTGAGGAATGGGATCGTGTGAGTCGAGTCGCATGGCAGGTGAGCGCGTTGGCGGTTCCAACTCCACATCTTCGCGAAGCACTGGCGCTCGTTGGCACGTCTGATATGGTGTTTACCCCAGACACCAGTATCTCGCACGCGGCTTCGGCGTTCAGGAAGCCCGCCGTGGTGCTGCTCAAGCGCGAGCACCATCCGTATGCGCCTTACAATATTCCGGGAGAGAATGTTTTCTGGGATGGCAATGAGATTCAGGGGCTTCCCGTTGAGGTCGTGGCGGCTGCTGTCGAGCGGCTCGTGGATCGTTACGGCTCAAAATCACCGTAA